Within the Staphylococcus argenteus genome, the region TACCGCTTCAATTTGTTTTTTACTAAATTGATATTTCTCTATGATTGAATTAATCAATTGATTGTCCATTTACTAAACCCACACTTTTCTAAAATTTACTCATTCATTTTAACATATTATTCAAAAGCCCAATTGAATAAAGGTGTTAATTACAACTATCAAATTCAAATCTCTAAAATCTAAAACATTAAGTCAAAACATATTTAAATTCATTCATTGGTTATTGAAAAATTTTTCGCATCAATCTGCTTATAATTATTTGAAGTAACATTAGCCAATTTCGCTAAAATAACACTTTGCCAAATGCTAAATTACAATGGCACTTGAAAATTAACAATCTGTTATAACATTTAGAATCAATATGTCTTTAAAATATATCAATATATCTTCCTCATATATACTTTTAAAATCTTTCAAATTAAAAATTACCCCTTGATTCTTATATTCTAATCAAGAGGTAATTGTATGAATTTTTCATGATAAAACACATCAATAGTACAAAAAATTATTGATGTGCCGCTTCTTGTAATTTCTTAATTGCTGTTCTTTGTAGTCTTGATACATGCATTTGACTTAGACCGATTCGTTCACCAGTTTCTTTTTGACTTAAGCCTTCAATAAACGTACATTGAATAATCTCTCGCTCACGATCTGATAATATCGGTAAGATTTTTTCAAGTATCATACGTTTCTCCGTTAAATCATAATGGTCATCTTGTTGACCCATAATATCTAACAAAGTAACAGTTGATCCATCTTTATCCGCTTCGATAGAATGATCGACACTTAATGCGTTATAACTTTGTCCCATTTCCATCGCTTCGAGTACTTCTTCTTCTGAAACTTCTAAACGATCAGCTATTTCACTAATTGACGGCGAACGTTCTAATTCTGCCGTTAGTTCATCGCTTACCTTTTTTATTCTAGGTCCTATTTCTTTAATTCGTCTTGGAACATGGACACTCCATGTTTTGTCTCGTAAATATCTTTTAATTTCACCGATTACAGTAGGTACTAAAAAGGCTTCAAACTTCCGTTCAAAGGACATATCGAATCTATTTATGGCACCTATTAAACCAACCATACCAACTTGAACTAAATCTTCATGATGTGATTGTCCTTTAGAATATTTATATGCTAGTGATTCAATTAGTTTTTGGTAATGTTTAACTAATTTGTCTTGTGCATCTGTATTCTTATGTTCTTGGTGTTCTTTAATCCACTGGTTAATTTGCTCAGGTGAAACTTCATTAGCTGATTTCGACTCTTTCGCCATTATTTCGCACCTGCTCTTTTTTAATATACTTAGTCATACTGATTGTCACACCAGATTCTTTATATACTGTCACTTCATCCATTAAAGATTCTATTAAAAATAAACCTAATCCACCCTCACGCAAAAAGTCTATATTTTCATCTTTATCATATGGGCCTATTTTAGATTTAGTAGTTTCGTAATCAAAACTATCTCCTTTATCAGAAATCACAATTTTAATTCTATCTTCTAAAATTTCAAAGTATATGTTTATGATACCAATACTATTTTTTTCTTTATATGCATGCTTAACTGCATTTGTAACAGCTTCACTCACTGCAATCTTGGCATCTTCAATATCATCATATGTAGCACCTGCTCTCGAAAACACGCCAGAAAGTGTTAAACGAATTAAACTTACATATTCTGCAGACGCTGGCACGCGCATTTCGATAAAATCTTCTTTCGATTGCATGTTATTCGACCTCCGTTCCTTCATTAACATGCATTAAATCCTTTAGACCAGTAATTTCAAATAGTCTACCGATACGATCTGACACACCTAAAATGTATAGCTCTTTATCATTTTGGTTTAATGCTTTTAAGGTACCTACGAATAAACCTAATCCTGTTGAATCCATATAACTTACATTTTCTAAGTTAACGTAAATGTCACGAGTTCCATCCTGGCGCATAGGTGTTAGAACCTCTTCTAATTCAGGCACAGTATAAACATCTAACTCTCCACCGACTTTAACTTCGTAAAATTTATCTTGAGTGGTTGTTTCTATATTAAGATTCATTTCGTTACACTCCTACTTATTAAATATATTTAACTTCATTTTAAGTGTTGTATTCACCATATATATTTCAAATTATTATATACCCATTGAAATAATTTCTAATCTTCTTTTTAAAATTAATTTACTCTTTTTATAATCAAAATGGTCATGTCATCTTTTTTATGCGGGTTTTGAAGTTTTAAAATTGCTTCATAGATAATTTGAACAATATCTTGTGGATGCATATGTTTATGTTTTTTTATATATTCTAAAAGTCTTTGTTTATCAATAAATGTACCTTCACTATTTCTCGCTTCTGTTACACCGTCCGTTAAAATGATAATCAAATCGTCAAGATATATTGGAATTTCTTGTTGTTGATATCGTGTCTGAGAACTAATCCCTAAAACTCTACCTCTAACTGAAATTTCTTCAAATTCTTCTTTTTCAGCGCGATAAATATAACCTGGCTCATGACCTGCAGAACTACAATACAGTAGATGGTTCATTTCTTCATACAATCCGTAAAACATCGTTACAAACATATTTTGATTAATATTTTTTTCAACTACTCTATTTAAACGCTTTAAGCCATCACTAGGCAATTGTGAATGTCCATATGAATCCATGCCAAATTTAATCATACTCATCGCTAAAGCAGCTGGTATCCCTTTTCCAATAACGTCTGCAACAGCAAAGCTCATCGTACCATCGTTATGATCGATTAAGTTGAAATAATCACCACTAACCTTTTGCGCTGCTACTGAAATAACACCAATTTGAATACTATCAAATTGTGGGATATCTGTTTTAAGCATCGTTTGTTGTAAGCTAGAAGCTAAGTCTATTTCCTTATCGTGAACTTGGAGTTTATCTACTAATCTTTGATAATCTCGATAACTATACCCAAAGCCTTTAACGATTTCTTGTAAAACATCTAATGTCTTGAACACATCTTCACGCGTTAAATTTAAAGTCAATATATAGTTTTTGTGTATATCAACAATGTCTTCAGGCAATACATCTTTACGAATAACTTCATCAGTATATTTTTCACACTTCTTTATCAATTCAGCCTTATCTTGGCAAGTCAAACTTTCATCTATTAAACCTTTATAATGTTGTTTAAACTCTTCCACGATTAGTTGCCTCCTCACTTCCCTTACAAAGCCAATGCTTGAGCAAGGATAATTATGATTCACGTACTAACTTTAATTAATTGCACATTTACAATTGTCGTCTACAATTTTGCTGTAAATGACACTTTTAAGCTAAAAAAAACTTTAGGATGGAATACCTAAAGCCTAAAAAACTTAAGACATCCTTTTATAATAAAAAATATGAATATCATAACTGAAAATGATTAATGTCTTTATTTCTAAAAACATTTCGTTCCATGAACATAGCAATAGTTATAATTATTATAAAGTTATTGTCTTTTATATCAATATTTTATTTATCTCTGAAAAATACATATAATAGACGCCTAATTTTTCTGATGAGCCATTGTGTTTAGCCCTAAACTAATCATTAGTGCATTATCTACTTCTTTCATTTTGTTGTCTGATAAGTACGTCAGTTTTTCTTTTAAACGTTTTTTATCAAGTGTCCGAATTTGTTCTAATAATATAACTGAATCTTTATCCAGTTTATATTTTTTCTTTTCAATCTCTACATGGGTCGGTATTTTGGCTTTATTAATCCTACCAGTTATTGCCGCAACAATAACTGTAGGACTATATTTATTACCAGTGTCATTTTGAATAATGACAACAGGTCTGACTCCCCCTTGTTCAGATCCCTGTACTGGTGATAAATCTGCTAAATAAACATCTCCTCGTCTAATCATTCATTCGTTGAATTAGAAGATAAATATGTTTCGTTGCAATCGCATGCTTCACACTCTATTGGAAAAGCTTCGTTCGCTAGGGAGAGATTTAAATCAGCCATTTGTGAATATCCTTCTTTTAAAGATTGTTCTAAGCTATGACTTCTATTTTGACTAAAAGGTAACATATGAGAACCTCCAATTGATTCCAAAAGTTATTAAATGACCTTTAATTACTCTAATAATAACAAATTTTATATGCACTGACCATATTATTTTAACAATTCATTTGTTACAAAAACTTGATCATTGTCATGGTATATACGAGGTAATCGTCTAGATAAGTTGCAAAGTACCTCATAATTAATCGTATGTTGCTTTTCAGCTGCAACTTCAACGGCTTGCTGACTATCTCTATGATTGTCTATTAAAATAACCGAATCACCTGTTTTCACTTGTTCCGGCACTTTTACAATTGTTTGATCCATACAAACTCTGCCGACGACTTCACATTGGTATCCATTTACATTTACAATACTACCTTGCATTATACGTAGATAACCATCAGCATACCCGATTGGTAATAAAGCTATTGTCGTAGGTTCTGTAGCAGTATATGTTGCACCGTAACTTACAGATTCTCCCGCTTGTAACGTTTTTGTTTGAACTACATTTGCAATTAATTGAACGCTTGGTCTCAAATGTACTTTAACTTTTTGTCTTACATATTCAGAAGGGTAGTAACCATATAATGAGATTCCCGGTCTTACAGCATTACAAAATTGACAATCCATTAATAATGCACCGGCTGAGTTTTGACAATGTATATACTCAGGTTTATCCGCCTCATTAACCATATCTTTAAAGCGTTGATACTGTTCATTAGTCATATCGCCAGGTTCATCTGCACACGCAAAATGAGTAAAGACACCTTCAAAGACAAGTTGATCATATTGTTGAATAATTTCGATTACTTCTTGATATGATTTTATATCTTTAATACCTAATCTTCCCATACCCGTATCTAATTTAATATGCAACCATAATTTTTTCTGTTGCTCTCCGGAAATGTTTTTAATCGCTTCTTTTAACCATTGCTTAGACGGAACTGTTAAGGCAACACGATGTTGAATAGCTTTATCGATATCTTTAGTGGGTAGTACACCTAAAACTAAAATTTTAGCAGTTATTCCATGCATTCTTAATTCTATCGCTTCATCTAATGTAGCCACTGCAAAAAATGTTGCACCTTGTTCCATTAAATGGCGTGCAACTTTAACACTACCTAGTCCATAGGCATTTGCTTTTACGACAGCCATAATCGTTTTATTTTGATGTAATGTACTGAATACTTTAAAATTCGCTGCTACAGCATTTAAATCTACATTCATATACGCAGATCTATAGTATTTATCTGACATATTACTTCCTCCAATATAATCCTCATGTTTCCATTCCATTGCTAAATTAAAAGTCTTACTTTTTAAATCTTAAGATTCTTCTTTTTCTAAAATAACCTGACTCACTGCATAATGTTCAGTATGCGAAATACTCACGTGAACGATGAAACCATCATAGTCAATGTTTGGCTTTCCAAGATCATCGTTATAACAGTCTATATCATTAAAGGCTACATGTTTTCCTAAACCAGTGCCTAAGGCTTTGCTAAATGCTTCTTTAGTCGCAAACCTGCCTGCTAAAAATTCAATTTTTCGTTGTTCATTTGTAAAACCATAGAATTTGCGCTGTTCATTTTCAGTTAAAATACGGTCAACAAGTTTTGGTTGCTTATTGTATAACACTTTAATTCGTTCAATTTCGATTAAATCTATACCAATACCATGTATCATTGATTATTCCTCATTTTTATTATACTCATTTGTTTTTTCTATATGCATCTCATTATTTAACCATTTTTTTAATTTACGTGCTTCACTTCTATCAATTAATGGAATTTTTGCTGTACCACCTGCTGTGTAGAGCGTTAAAGTAGCTAAACGGTAATGCTTCATTATTGGCCCAATATCTATATCTATATTTTGAATACGAAAATATGGTATCACCTTTTCATCTAAAAATAAGATGCCGTTTCGAACGCGCAAATGGTGTTTTTCAAATGCATATCGACAATGCTTATATCGATAGAACGGCACGATGATAATCGTAAAAATAACTACAAGTAAAATGATAATTATACTACTAGCAATGGTTAGATAGGTGTCAAGTATCTGCCAAAATAGCCAGTTCAAAATATTAAATGCTATTAAAAGTACTAGCGTAATTGGCACACAAACCAGTATAGCACTTAACCTCATCACTTTTTTAGCATATGGTGACATAAAATTATAATGACTCATTCTTTTCACCTCTCAAATACCATGACTTCAACATTTGCACATCTTCATTACGCGCATATTTAAGTTTAATTGACTCATTTGCCATACCTTTAGCAATGATGAAATTAAAATTACTTAACCCATTGCTTTTAAGCAATGGATGTTGCCATGTATCAAATCCTAAAATATGATTTTCTTTAAAATAATAAATATTTCGTTTAAATAATCCGAAATTTTGTATGGTCATTTGATCTTCAATCATTTTAAAACCAGCATGTTTAACATAAAGATATCCTTTAAGAACAAGTAAACCAATAATCAATATACTTATTATCACAAATAACCATAATAATTGATTCCAAAAATACCAGCAAATTGCTACCAAAGAAATTACAATAATGCTTGGTATTAAAAAATGTCTGTGAAAGCCTGACAAAGGCATACCTTCATTTACTTGTTGATAAGATAAATTTGGTACTAAATGCTGGATAATTTGATACGCTTTGTCCCTTTTGATAAACGGCAAAATCATCACACTACCAGTATCATTTTCATCATCATCTATTTTTTTGTTTTCAAAGTCACTCGTAATTATAAAATGTATTGCTGTATAGCCAAATAATTTTCGTATATGTGATTGATGCTCAACGACAGCTTGCAATCTTTTCGTTGGTACAGTCATTCTTTTCTTATTAAAGAAGCCATATTCAATTTTAAGCTGTTCATTTTCCAGCATAACTGTGAAGCCATAAAATCTTACCATGGTAATAATAGTGCCTATAATATATGCCACTAATAACACTACCAAAATGATAATCAAAATCGTAATACTTATAAATTGAACCAATTGACTCAATTGATAACTAAGTTTTGACCATGGAATTAACTCTCTTACAGCGCCATAAACTGGAACTAAGGCTGCTAACGTAACACCAATGGCACCACTGGTCATTGCCATAAATAGCGATTCTTTAAAATTCATTTGATATATAGGAATGCGTTTATTTTTCTGATTAAGCTTACTATCAGAGTTCTGCATTTCATCTAGACGACCTTCTGCGATGTCTTCCACATTACTTTCAATGTCATGATTACGGTTGTCATTCTGTTCAGTACTAGACTTTTGCGCCATTTCTGTCTTCAACTCTGTTTGCAATTGGTCAATATAGTTTTCAAGATATTCGCCTTGCTTCTTTGATATTACACTTAATACGATACCATCGCTTGGCGTTTTAATTTGCAAATCCACGCCACCTATAATTTGATTGACCACCCCTTGTGACATATCGATAGACTGAATACGTTTAATATTTAATTCTTTACGCTTCTTATTAAAAAAGCCTGTTGTCAAAATAAAAGTATTATTCTCAATCCAATAGCGTGTATTCATAATTCGGATAATTTGAGGAATGTATGATAATAAAAAGAAAACTAGTACAATACCAGACCATGAATATGATGCTGGATTAGAAAAATCAAAATCTTTTAATTGAAAGATGATGAAAATAATAAAAACAACAATGTTTTGTTTAATCGCATTAATCAAACCGTTAAAATAAGAAATTGGATGTAGCTTTTGAGGTTTAGACATCACTTTCAACCCCTTTCAAATTTGACAGAGTTTGTTCTTCGATAATTTTAACATCACTATCTGACATCATTGGTAATCGAATTGAATGACCTGCTGTCACAAACTCAACTTGATATAAATTAAGCATTTGACTTAATGGATTAGATTTAATCGACAAATATTGTAAACGTTCAATTCGACTCGTTTTTTCTTTATATATTAGAAAAGATGTACGATACTGAATACTTGATTGATCTACTTGATAATAACGACAGTGATATTGCCATAATGGTTTAATAATTAATTTTAAAACGGTAAAAGTGCAAAAAACAAACAAGATATAAAGTAAATACTGCGACCATTCAAACTTTAACCATACTAAATAAAAAATGGCATAAATAATAACGCTCAACAAAAAATCTAAACCATTTGTAATATAGTAATATAGCAATGCCTGCTTAGGACTTTTAGACTTTATAAGTTGATTAGACATATGTCACACTCCTCAAAATCAAGAATCTATAAATTTATTTTCTATTCATTTTTATTTTTATATGTTGCTAATTATAGCATATGACGAAATTGAAGCTAACTCGACTATTTAATTTATATGGATTAAAAGTTTTTAAGTAAAATAGTTTAAATTAACATTATTTACGATGCATCTTAAAATATTGACGATTAAAAAAGACACGAGCTTGGGACATAAAACAATGTCCTAAGCTCTATAATATTATATTGGCAGTAGTTGACTGAATGAAAATGCGCTTGCAACAAGCTTTTTTCAATTCTAGTCAACCTTGCCGGGGTGGGACAACGAAATAAATTTTGTGAAAATATCATTTCTGTCCCACTCCCATATCTTGCAACTATATCATCTCTTCAATTTATCTAGTCCAATATTGAGTTCTAATACGTTCACATAGTCATAGGTTAATACTCCACGTCGCTTATTGCGATCAATCAAATCAATTACTTTTATCATAGATATGTGTCGTGCAGTCGCAATACGTTGTGCTTGTTTACGTGCATTTTCAACAGTAATATGCGGATCCAAACCTGATCCAGAACTTGTAATGGCATCTATCGCTAAGTTTCCTTTATCATTTTCAATAAGATGTTTCGCTCGTTTCATTAACTTCACATTACTATTAGATTCATTAGTCCCTCCAGACGACACTCCAGTTTTATAAAATTTTTCAGGATTCATATTATAATCAACTGCGCTTGGACGCCCATGAAAATAGTGATCCTCCGTCCATAATTGCCCAACAATTTTAGATCCTACGATACGGTGATCATATAGTATTAAACTACCATTAGCTTGTTGATGAAAAAATATTTGGCCAATCAAGGTTAAAGTTAGTGGATATAATATGCCACATAAAATCATAGTTATCATCGTTAAACATATACTACTTCGAAGTGCTCTCATTTGTTTATTGTCACTCCTTTTCACACAAAAAATTGTACAATTAAATCTATTACTTTAATGCCTACGAATGGAACAATTATGCCACCTAAACCATAGGTCACCATATTATTTATGAACACCCGATCTATTGAATAACTTTTTACTTTTACACCTTTCAACGCAACTGGTATTAAAGCAACAATAATTAATGCATTAAATAACAATGCTGAAATAATAGCTGACTGTGGCGATGATAATTGCATTAGGTTTAATCGAGCCATTTCAGGAATCGTTGACATCATAAGAGCTGGCAATATTGCAAAGTATTTAGCAATATCATTCGCTAAACTGAATGTTGTTAATGAGCCCCTTGTCATTAATAATTGTTTCCCAATTTTAACGACTTCTATTATTTTTGTTGGGTTCGAATCTAAATCAATAAGGTTTGCCGCTTCCTTGGCACTTATAGTTCCAGAATTCATTGCTAACCCTATATTTGCCTGTGCTAATGCTGGTGCATCATTGGTGCCATCGCCCGTCATTGCTACGATATGTCCTTTTTCTTGTTCACCTTTTATTACTTTTATCTTATCTTCAGGCTTACATTCTGCTATAAATCTATCTACTCCTGCTTCTTTAGCTATAGTTGCAGCAGTCAACGCATTATCACCTGTACACATTACTGTTTCAATACCCATTTCACGCAACTCGGCAAAACGCTCAACCAATCCTTCCTTAATCATATCTTTCAAATAAATGACTCCAAGCATAACGTTTTCCTCAATGACAATTAATGGCGTACCACCTTTGCTAGATACATCGCTACACAATATTTCTATATTAGATGGAATAATACCTTGTTGCTGCTTAATAAGTTTAATCATGCTATCAGGTGCACCTTTAAAAATCGATACGCCGTTTGTTTCAATGCCACTCATCCTAGTTTCAGCTGTAAAGGGTTTGTATGTACCTTCAATTTGTTCTGGCAAATTACCTCTATGCATGTCCTTTGCTAAAGTTACAATACTTTTTCCTTCTGGAGTGTCATCATATAACGATGACATATATGCTGCTTTAATCAACTTAGTCTTTAAATGTTCATTCACCGGTAAAAATGCACTAGCAATTCGATTGCCATAAGTAATTGTGCCAGTCTTATCTAAAATCATGACATCAACATCACCACACACTTCAACAGCACGGCCACTTTTTGCCAAAACATTAAACTGAGTAACCCTATCCATCCCTGCAATGCCTATAGCAGACAACAGCCCACCAATTGTTGTCGGTATTAAACAAACAGTTAAGGCAATAAGCAAGGCAATCGGTAAGATTACATGTAAATGTGCTGCAATTGGATACAATGTAGCAATAACGACTAGAAAAATTATTGTTAGCGTCGTTAATAATGTAAATAAGGCAATTTCATTTGGTGTTTTAGTCCTTTCAGCACCTTCTACTAGTGCAATCATTTTATCTAAAAATGATGTCCCGATTTCACTTTCAACACGTATCTCCAACCAGTCAGAAGTTACAACCGTTCCGCCAATTACACCGGAAAAATCACCACCGGATTCTTTAATGACAGGTGCAGACTCACCAGTAATAGCAGACTCATCTACAGTCGCCAATCCATTAATGACTACACCATCAGCAGGAATGGTCTCTCCATTTTCAACTCGTATATGTTGCCCTTTTTTTAATTCAGAAGCGTTCACTATTTTAAATAGACCGTTCGAGTCTATGACACGTGCAGTCAAATTTGATTGTGCTTCTCGTAAACTATCCGCTTGCGCCTTACCTCTACCTTCAGCAATCGCTTCAGAAAAATTCGCAAATAAGATTGTTAATAATAAGATGATGAAAATTGTAATTAAATAACCTCTCGACAACTGACTTTGTCCAAAAATATCGGGCAAACATATGAGTATCATCATCAATAGCATTCCTATTTCTACAACAAACATAATTGGATTTTTAACCAACAGTTTAGGATTTAACTTTATGACACTCATTTTAAACGCTTCTATTAATATTGCATGATTAAAATATTTATTTACATGATGCATATATTTTCATCCTTTTCATTATTTTAAAGTTAAAAATTCACCGATTGGACCGAGAAGTAACACAGGAACAAATGTTAATCCACTAAGTAAAATGATAAAGACAACTAGTGATACACCAAAATAAGGTTTATCAATTGCAATCGTATACTTTTCTTGGTGGTAAGATTTTTTCCTAACTAGGCTAGACGCAATCATCAATTGCAAGATAATTGGTATATATCTAGCAAATATCATTATGATACCTGTTGAAATATTCCAAAACGGTGTATTGTCTTTTAACCCTTCAAACCCTGAGCCATTATTTGCAGATGCAGATGTCATTTCATAAAGTACTTGAGATACGCCATGAAATGATGGATTCGTAATAGTGTCACTAACACCAGGAATGACATACACGAGTGCAGAGAAAACTAATATTAAAATTGGATGAATGAGAAATGCTAACACTATACATTTCATCTCACGACCTCCGATAGGCATATTTAAATATTCTGGTGTTTTTCCAACCATCAAACTGCAAATAAATACAGTTAACAATACGTAGATTAATAGATTCATTAATCCGACACCTTCTCCACCAAATACAATATTTAACATCATAAATATCATTGGCCCTAAACCACCTAATGCCGTTAAACTATCATGCATATTATTAACAGATCCAGTAGTAAAAGCAGTCGTTATAATCGAAAATACTGATGATAATCCAATACCAAATCGTACCTCCTTGCCTTCAAAATTAGCATCATGAATACCTAAATGATTAAATAGTGGATTACCATGGTACTCACTCCACATCGTTAAAATTATTCCACTAATAAAAATGATGAACATTGTTACAAATAATACCCAAACATGACGATGTACGTGTCTACCATTTTTAGTCAACATACGCCCAAATAAAAATAATATTGCTAGCGGAAGTAGCATCATACTGCCCATTTCAATAAAATTACTCCATATATTTGGATTTTCAAAAGGTGTTGATGCATTACCTCCTAAAAACCCTCCACCATTGGTACCAAGGTGTTTAATAGATTCAAGTGAAGCTATTGGTCCAATAGCAATATGCTGTATTTGACCACTTAATGTGCAAATCATTAAATTGCCATGCAATGTTTGTGGTACTCCTTGAATCATTAATAAAATACTTAGTAAAAATGAAATTGGTAATAGTACACGCACTATAAACCTAATAATATCCTGATAGAAATTTCCTATAATATCTGTCAATCCCGTTAACCTACGCAACATTGCAATACATACGGCATAACCTGATGCACTTGATGTAAACATTAAATAAGTCATAACAATCATTTGCGTTAAATACGTAGCTCCAGTTTCGCCACTATAATGTTGTAAATTAGTATTTGTTAAAAATGATGCTGCCGTATTAAGCGCTAAAATAAACGACTGATTCAAATTATGATTTGGATTTAAAAAAAGCCACTGTTGCGTTAACAACAACACAAATGCAATTAAACCCATTAATGCATTAAATGCTAAAAAGTGCTTTAAGTATCTTTTAGCTGACATATGCTCTAAATCTGTTCCGATTATTTTAAAACATACATTTTCAAAATTTCTA harbors:
- the kdpC gene encoding K(+)-transporting ATPase subunit C; translated protein: MRALRSSICLTMITMILCGILYPLTLTLIGQIFFHQQANGSLILYDHRIVGSKIVGQLWTEDHYFHGRPSAVDYNMNPEKFYKTGVSSGGTNESNSNVKLMKRAKHLIENDKGNLAIDAITSSGSGLDPHITVENARKQAQRIATARHISMIKVIDLIDRNKRRGVLTYDYVNVLELNIGLDKLKR
- the kdpB gene encoding potassium-transporting ATPase subunit KdpB; this translates as MHHVNKYFNHAILIEAFKMSVIKLNPKLLVKNPIMFVVEIGMLLMMILICLPDIFGQSQLSRGYLITIFIILLLTILFANFSEAIAEGRGKAQADSLREAQSNLTARVIDSNGLFKIVNASELKKGQHIRVENGETIPADGVVINGLATVDESAITGESAPVIKESGGDFSGVIGGTVVTSDWLEIRVESEIGTSFLDKMIALVEGAERTKTPNEIALFTLLTTLTIIFLVVIATLYPIAAHLHVILPIALLIALTVCLIPTTIGGLLSAIGIAGMDRVTQFNVLAKSGRAVEVCGDVDVMILDKTGTITYGNRIASAFLPVNEHLKTKLIKAAYMSSLYDDTPEGKSIVTLAKDMHRGNLPEQIEGTYKPFTAETRMSGIETNGVSIFKGAPDSMIKLIKQQQGIIPSNIEILCSDVSSKGGTPLIVIEENVMLGVIYLKDMIKEGLVERFAELREMGIETVMCTGDNALTAATIAKEAGVDRFIAECKPEDKIKVIKGEQEKGHIVAMTGDGTNDAPALAQANIGLAMNSGTISAKEAANLIDLDSNPTKIIEVVKIGKQLLMTRGSLTTFSLANDIAKYFAILPALMMSTIPEMARLNLMQLSSPQSAIISALLFNALIIVALIPVALKGVKVKSYSIDRVFINNMVTYGLGGIIVPFVGIKVIDLIVQFFV
- the kdpA gene encoding potassium-transporting ATPase subunit KdpA, with product MVEIILFLVIIVFIAYVFSKYLYRVALIQPTFADGIFRNFENVCFKIIGTDLEHMSAKRYLKHFLAFNALMGLIAFVLLLTQQWLFLNPNHNLNQSFILALNTAASFLTNTNLQHYSGETGATYLTQMIVMTYLMFTSSASGYAVCIAMLRRLTGLTDIIGNFYQDIIRFIVRVLLPISFLLSILLMIQGVPQTLHGNLMICTLSGQIQHIAIGPIASLESIKHLGTNGGGFLGGNASTPFENPNIWSNFIEMGSMMLLPLAILFLFGRMLTKNGRHVHRHVWVLFVTMFIIFISGIILTMWSEYHGNPLFNHLGIHDANFEGKEVRFGIGLSSVFSIITTAFTTGSVNNMHDSLTALGGLGPMIFMMLNIVFGGEGVGLMNLLIYVLLTVFICSLMVGKTPEYLNMPIGGREMKCIVLAFLIHPILILVFSALVYVIPGVSDTITNPSFHGVSQVLYEMTSASANNGSGFEGLKDNTPFWNISTGIIMIFARYIPIILQLMIASSLVRKKSYHQEKYTIAIDKPYFGVSLVVFIILLSGLTFVPVLLLGPIGEFLTLK